A genomic region of Bacillota bacterium contains the following coding sequences:
- a CDS encoding permease, which produces MNSVTTTLKYFFTITVELTVLFLGISTIVALVLMYIPQEKIKNWMSSKGIWGNFIGAFFGALTPFCACSTIPLTLGFLEAGITFGSVMSFVISSPLLNPIILTMLVALMGWKVSIVYFIVVFGGSILFGIVLEKTGGLKLVKNVRIKGGGHKETEEVPKAFMGKLKLSFIKAWEDFKAVLIYLLIGVGIGAVIYGYLPQEFVLKFAGPNNPFAIPIAAIIGIPLYIRAETAIPIGVALMQKGMSVGAVIALIIGGAGMAIPEMSMLASIFKNKLVAAIVGVIFITAVIGGYIFNMILGSYS; this is translated from the coding sequence TTGAATTCAGTAACAACTACTCTTAAATACTTTTTCACAATAACTGTTGAACTTACTGTACTATTCCTCGGAATCAGTACAATTGTAGCATTAGTACTCATGTATATACCACAGGAAAAAATTAAAAACTGGATGTCCAGTAAAGGTATCTGGGGTAATTTTATCGGAGCATTTTTTGGAGCTTTGACACCTTTCTGTGCTTGTTCCACGATTCCACTGACCTTGGGCTTTTTAGAAGCCGGAATCACGTTTGGTTCTGTTATGTCATTTGTAATCTCATCTCCATTGCTAAATCCAATTATATTAACGATGTTGGTAGCATTGATGGGATGGAAAGTGTCCATAGTGTATTTTATTGTGGTGTTTGGTGGTTCTATACTTTTTGGAATAGTTTTGGAAAAAACAGGAGGTTTGAAACTTGTTAAAAACGTTCGTATCAAAGGAGGTGGACATAAAGAAACCGAGGAGGTACCTAAAGCTTTTATGGGTAAGCTAAAACTATCGTTTATTAAAGCGTGGGAGGATTTTAAGGCTGTTTTAATATATTTGCTCATCGGCGTTGGGATTGGGGCGGTTATCTACGGCTATCTGCCACAAGAGTTTGTACTAAAATTTGCTGGACCTAATAATCCATTTGCTATTCCAATTGCAGCGATAATAGGTATTCCACTATATATTCGTGCAGAAACAGCTATACCAATCGGAGTAGCGTTGATGCAAAAAGGTATGAGCGTGGGAGCTGTAATTGCATTAATTATTGGCGGTGCAGGTATGGCTATCCCTGAGATGAGCATGTTAGCCAGTATATTTAAGAATAAATTAGTAGCAGCTATTGTAGGAGTAATTTTTATTACAGCTGTAATTGGTGGGTATATTTTCAATATGA